From a region of the Polyangium spumosum genome:
- a CDS encoding SCE4755 family polysaccharide monooxygenase-like protein: MRSCSIASAAAAGSSRAPSSAPRSRRSACGTKSKPYHPACRPVRSEPSPARDSVTLGVPEVTMFLRTPALLAFSAVLLAGSSALAHAVLMNPQPLTNDDNAKSGPCGCYFGAGPEDPAEDGSASACPASGYPVTDLVVGQTLQVTWKETVNHSGMFRVSLSTKAIDTVTRTDMNNAVVYEAADMNSQSGGLVSATITVPNTPCQNCVMQLRQFMQGASQPYYYSCAAVNITDPNASGSASSASSSSSSSAGAGGAGGEGGGGMGGAMIPDDVGPGPAPFYETPPSGMCSASYAPPGSPAALALLLAGLVARVARKKTRR; the protein is encoded by the coding sequence ATCAGGAGCTGCTCGATTGCATCCGCGGCCGCGGCCGGCTCGTCTCGCGCGCCGAGCTCGGCGCCACGATCGCGGCGTTCCGCATGCGGTACAAAGTCAAAGCCGTACCACCCAGCATGCCGCCCGGTTCGTTCTGAGCCCTCTCCCGCCCGGGACTCGGTTACCCTCGGCGTGCCCGAGGTGACCATGTTTCTCCGAACTCCTGCCCTTCTCGCCTTTTCCGCGGTCCTCCTCGCGGGTTCGAGCGCGCTCGCGCACGCGGTGCTCATGAACCCGCAGCCGCTCACGAACGACGACAACGCGAAGAGCGGCCCTTGCGGCTGCTACTTCGGCGCCGGGCCCGAGGATCCCGCCGAGGATGGCTCCGCCTCGGCTTGCCCCGCCTCGGGGTACCCGGTCACCGACCTCGTCGTCGGACAAACGCTCCAGGTCACCTGGAAAGAGACCGTGAACCACAGCGGCATGTTCCGCGTGTCCCTCTCGACCAAGGCGATCGACACGGTCACGCGCACCGACATGAACAACGCGGTCGTCTACGAGGCCGCCGACATGAACTCGCAGTCGGGCGGGCTCGTGAGCGCGACGATCACGGTGCCGAACACGCCCTGCCAGAACTGCGTGATGCAGCTCCGCCAGTTCATGCAAGGCGCGTCGCAGCCCTATTATTACTCGTGCGCCGCCGTCAACATCACGGACCCGAACGCCAGCGGCAGCGCGTCGAGCGCGAGCTCGTCGTCGTCGAGCTCGGCCGGCGCGGGCGGCGCGGGCGGCGAAGGCGGCGGCGGGATGGGCGGCGCGATGATCCCGGACGACGTCGGCCCCGGCCCGGCCCCGTTCTACGAGACCCCGCCGTCCGGCATGTGCAGCGCTTCGTACGCGCCGCCCGGATCCCCCGCCGCGCTCGCGCTCCTCCTCGCGGGGCTCGTGGCCCGCGTGGCGCGCAAGAAGACGCGGCGGTGA
- a CDS encoding MYXO-CTERM sorting domain-containing protein, with protein MKLPSFLIVVFGLSALVFVTPARADVVGPPPAKCPAGTEGAACHGGPYCRPVVCAGGVECASDETCRDVPFCVAPILCAGLLPPDADLADYERSNVVGSCANGDTCAQGATCKTLQVCVPVSASTISASSSGGEGGCGCRLAPSTPLDASLGALAFGALGAVSLLRRRQRAEEASRASRQRRA; from the coding sequence ATGAAGCTTCCTTCGTTCCTGATCGTGGTCTTCGGGTTGTCGGCGCTCGTGTTCGTGACGCCTGCGCGCGCGGATGTCGTCGGGCCTCCGCCCGCCAAGTGCCCCGCGGGGACCGAGGGCGCGGCGTGCCATGGCGGGCCGTATTGCCGACCCGTCGTGTGCGCGGGGGGCGTGGAGTGCGCGAGCGACGAGACGTGCCGGGACGTCCCGTTCTGCGTCGCCCCCATCCTCTGCGCGGGCCTCCTGCCGCCCGACGCGGACCTCGCGGACTACGAGCGTTCGAACGTCGTGGGCTCGTGCGCGAACGGCGACACGTGCGCCCAGGGCGCGACCTGCAAGACGCTGCAGGTCTGCGTGCCCGTGTCGGCGTCCACCATCTCCGCGTCGAGCTCCGGCGGCGAGGGCGGTTGCGGGTGTCGCCTCGCGCCCTCGACGCCGCTCGATGCGTCGCTCGGCGCCCTCGCGTTCGGCGCGCTCGGGGCCGTGTCCCTCCTGCGGCGCCGTCAACGCGCGGAGGAAGCGTCGCGGGCCTCGCGGCAGCGGCGCGCGTAA
- a CDS encoding tetraacyldisaccharide 4'-kinase, translated as MDSLRARIARRLEQGITPSLPGRALASAWATLAAARVARPVALPAGARVVGVGGAVLGGAGKTPVAIALSRALALEGHDVAFIGHGYRSSVASPRRVLPDDPVALVGDDALCAARALALTDTPVFVAKRRAEALAIAVRSGKTFLVVDGLLQAAPRRLDDAVLVLDGESPFGAGLCPPLGDLRAPASALLEAADHVVALGGANAPDLPSSAVPLASSIDGALDASGRRHDLASLASRRVGLLVAVARPGRLLLSLRRAGLRPYAASCLADHACFDPETLERARSLGLDAWLTTPRCATKLPPWLGAAPVLTLDHRVDVGPLLARLLRGSREGAPACARLPAP; from the coding sequence ATGGACTCTCTCCGCGCCCGCATCGCGCGACGCCTCGAGCAGGGGATCACGCCCTCCCTGCCCGGCCGCGCCCTCGCGAGCGCGTGGGCCACGCTCGCCGCCGCGCGTGTCGCGCGCCCCGTGGCGCTGCCCGCAGGCGCGCGTGTCGTCGGCGTCGGCGGCGCCGTCCTCGGCGGCGCGGGCAAGACCCCCGTGGCGATCGCGCTCTCGCGCGCGCTCGCCCTCGAAGGTCACGACGTCGCCTTCATCGGACACGGCTACCGCTCGAGCGTCGCTTCCCCGCGGCGCGTCCTTCCCGACGATCCCGTCGCGCTCGTCGGGGACGACGCCCTCTGCGCCGCGCGCGCGCTCGCGCTCACGGACACGCCCGTCTTCGTGGCGAAGCGCCGCGCCGAGGCCCTCGCGATCGCGGTGCGGTCCGGAAAAACCTTCCTCGTCGTCGACGGCCTTCTCCAGGCAGCGCCTCGCCGCCTCGACGACGCCGTCCTCGTCCTCGACGGCGAGAGCCCGTTCGGCGCGGGCCTTTGCCCACCGCTCGGTGACCTCCGCGCCCCGGCCTCGGCCCTCCTCGAGGCGGCCGATCACGTCGTCGCGCTCGGCGGCGCGAACGCGCCGGACCTGCCCTCCTCCGCCGTGCCGCTCGCCTCGTCGATCGACGGCGCCCTCGACGCGTCTGGCCGCCGCCACGACCTCGCCTCCCTCGCCTCGCGACGTGTTGGCTTGCTCGTGGCCGTCGCGCGCCCGGGTCGCCTGCTCCTCTCGCTCCGCCGCGCCGGCCTCCGCCCGTACGCCGCCTCGTGCCTGGCCGACCACGCCTGCTTCGACCCGGAAACGCTCGAGCGTGCCCGGAGCCTCGGCCTCGACGCCTGGCTCACCACGCCTCGGTGCGCTACCAAGCTCCCGCCCTGGCTCGGCGCTGCCCCGGTCCTCACCCTCGATCATCGGGTCGACGTGGGGCCGCTCCTCGCTCGGCTCCTTCGAGGCTCGCGCGAGGGCGCGCCTGCCTGTGCTAGGCTCCCCGCCCCATGA
- the gcvPB gene encoding aminomethyl-transferring glycine dehydrogenase subunit GcvPB: MARPQPQGIKFREPPIFERGTAGRSGASLSPLDVPDVDPAAFYGALARKEAAGLPEVSEPEAFRHFVRLSQWNFCIDSQLYPLGSCTMKYNPKINEWAARIPAFLKMHPETPDELAQGSLEVMWHVQQMLSAVSGMDACSLQPSAGAQGELTGLMMMRAYHESKGRSPKKVFIPESAHGTNPASCALNGLVAVKIEKNPGGVVTPQEVLAAIEREGGDDVCGLMITNPNTLGVYEKHLPEIIEIVHGKGGLVYGDGANTNAIMGHARPGDIGVDVIHINLHKTFTTPHGGGGPGSGPVCFKKHLEPFQPGPVLVRKDDGTFAFDRDRPQSIGRLRAFYGNFGMFIRAYTYLREMGGEGLKMASALAVLNARYLWVMLKDTYAAPVPEACMHEVVLSDVDLEKQTGVKTLDVAKRLLDYGFHAPTIYFPLVVQGALMIEPTETETKETLDEFVDAMKAIAREAHEDPALVKGAPHNTVVGRLDEARAARQPRLRWRPQSS; encoded by the coding sequence ATGGCACGACCTCAACCGCAAGGAATCAAGTTCCGCGAGCCCCCCATCTTCGAGCGGGGGACGGCCGGGCGCTCGGGCGCCTCGCTCTCCCCGCTCGACGTGCCGGACGTCGATCCGGCCGCGTTTTACGGGGCCCTCGCTCGCAAGGAGGCCGCGGGGCTGCCCGAGGTGAGCGAGCCCGAGGCGTTCCGGCACTTCGTGCGCCTCTCGCAGTGGAACTTCTGCATCGACTCGCAGCTCTACCCGCTGGGGTCGTGCACCATGAAGTACAACCCCAAGATCAACGAGTGGGCCGCGCGGATCCCGGCCTTCTTGAAGATGCACCCGGAGACGCCGGACGAGCTCGCGCAGGGCTCGCTCGAGGTCATGTGGCACGTGCAGCAGATGCTCAGCGCGGTGAGCGGCATGGACGCCTGCTCGCTGCAGCCCTCGGCGGGCGCGCAGGGCGAGCTCACGGGCCTCATGATGATGCGCGCCTACCACGAATCGAAGGGGCGCAGCCCGAAGAAGGTCTTCATCCCCGAGAGCGCGCACGGCACGAACCCGGCCTCCTGCGCGCTGAACGGCCTCGTCGCGGTGAAGATCGAGAAGAACCCGGGCGGCGTCGTCACGCCGCAAGAGGTGCTCGCCGCGATCGAGCGTGAGGGCGGCGACGACGTCTGCGGCCTGATGATCACGAACCCGAACACGCTCGGCGTCTACGAGAAGCACCTGCCCGAGATCATCGAGATCGTGCACGGCAAGGGTGGCCTCGTGTACGGCGACGGCGCGAACACGAACGCGATCATGGGCCACGCGCGGCCCGGCGACATTGGCGTCGACGTCATCCACATCAACCTGCACAAGACCTTCACCACGCCGCACGGCGGCGGCGGCCCCGGCTCGGGCCCGGTCTGCTTCAAGAAGCACCTCGAGCCCTTCCAGCCCGGCCCCGTGCTCGTGCGCAAGGACGACGGCACCTTCGCCTTCGATCGGGATCGCCCGCAGTCGATCGGCCGCCTGCGCGCCTTCTACGGCAACTTCGGCATGTTCATCCGCGCCTACACCTACCTGCGCGAGATGGGCGGCGAGGGCCTCAAGATGGCGAGCGCGCTCGCGGTCCTCAACGCGCGTTACCTCTGGGTGATGCTCAAGGACACGTACGCCGCGCCGGTGCCGGAGGCGTGTATGCACGAGGTCGTGCTGAGCGACGTCGACCTGGAGAAGCAGACGGGCGTCAAGACGCTCGACGTCGCCAAGCGCCTGCTCGACTACGGCTTCCACGCGCCGACGATCTACTTCCCGCTCGTCGTCCAGGGCGCGCTCATGATCGAGCCGACCGAGACCGAGACGAAGGAGACGCTCGACGAGTTCGTCGACGCGATGAAGGCCATCGCGCGCGAGGCCCACGAAGATCCGGCCCTCGTGAAGGGTGCGCCGCACAACACCGTCGTCGGAAGGCTGGATGAAGCACGCGCGGCGCGGCAGCCTCGGCTACGTTGGCGACCGCAGTCGAGCTGA
- a CDS encoding emp24/gp25L/p24 family protein, which translates to MSRTITDNVGEIETICKTDPARVGDLVKLVFRSDDDADPPFNVRIKSPSGKVIIERVLRELPTGKPQSAAPVEFTASAPGAYKIEIWQLYGKIRGNAVLNVISAM; encoded by the coding sequence GTGTCCCGGACCATCACCGACAACGTCGGAGAAATCGAGACGATCTGCAAGACCGACCCTGCGCGCGTGGGGGACCTGGTCAAGCTCGTCTTCCGCTCGGATGACGACGCGGATCCGCCGTTCAACGTCCGGATCAAGTCGCCCTCGGGCAAGGTGATCATCGAGCGTGTCTTGCGGGAGCTGCCCACGGGCAAGCCGCAGAGCGCGGCGCCGGTCGAGTTCACCGCCTCGGCCCCGGGCGCGTACAAGATCGAGATCTGGCAGCTCTACGGGAAGATTCGCGGAAACGCGGTCCTCAACGTGATCTCGGCGATGTAG
- a CDS encoding AAA family ATPase has protein sequence MHDVRALNELVAKESAFVDNLITEVGKVIVGQNYMLERILIGLLTGGHVLLEGVPGLAKTLTVRTLCDAIHAKFSRIQFTPDLLPADVIGTVIYNHQKGEFTSKLGPIFANLVLADEINRAPAKVQSALLEAMQEKQVTIGDTTYKLPDPFVVMATQNPIEQEGTYRLPEAQVDRFMLMVKVGYPTRAEERQIIDRTTGIMEASASRIIEPETLVTARKVVRDVYMDDRVKDYIVDVVFATREPSQKGMKELASLIEYGASPRASIALALAARAHAFLRHRGYVTPEDVKAVGPDVLRHRMVLTYEAEAEEVTTEQVVRRVFEVVEVP, from the coding sequence ATGCACGACGTCCGCGCCCTGAACGAGCTCGTCGCGAAAGAGAGTGCCTTCGTCGACAACCTGATCACCGAGGTCGGCAAGGTGATCGTCGGGCAAAACTACATGCTCGAGCGGATCCTGATCGGCCTGCTCACGGGTGGCCACGTGCTGCTCGAGGGCGTGCCCGGCCTCGCGAAGACGCTCACGGTCCGCACGCTCTGCGACGCGATCCACGCGAAGTTCTCGCGCATCCAGTTCACGCCCGACCTCCTGCCCGCCGACGTGATCGGCACGGTGATCTACAACCACCAGAAGGGCGAGTTCACCTCGAAGCTCGGCCCGATCTTCGCGAACCTCGTGCTCGCGGACGAGATCAACCGTGCGCCGGCGAAGGTGCAGAGCGCGCTGCTCGAGGCGATGCAGGAGAAGCAGGTCACGATCGGCGACACGACCTACAAGCTGCCCGATCCCTTCGTGGTCATGGCGACGCAGAACCCGATCGAGCAGGAGGGCACGTACCGCTTGCCCGAGGCGCAGGTCGACAGGTTCATGCTGATGGTGAAGGTCGGTTACCCGACGCGCGCGGAGGAGCGGCAGATCATCGACCGCACGACGGGGATCATGGAGGCCTCCGCGAGCCGGATCATCGAGCCCGAGACGCTCGTCACCGCGCGCAAGGTCGTGCGGGACGTCTACATGGATGATCGCGTGAAGGACTACATCGTCGACGTGGTCTTCGCGACGCGCGAGCCGAGCCAGAAGGGCATGAAGGAGCTCGCGAGCTTGATCGAGTACGGGGCGAGCCCGCGCGCCTCGATCGCGCTGGCGCTGGCGGCGCGGGCGCACGCGTTCTTGCGGCACCGCGGGTACGTGACGCCCGAGGACGTGAAGGCCGTGGGCCCGGACGTGCTCCGCCACCGCATGGTGCTGACGTACGAGGCGGAGGCGGAAGAGGTGACGACCGAGCAGGTCGTGCGGCGCGTGTTCGAGGTGGTCGAGGTGCCGTGA
- a CDS encoding DUF58 domain-containing protein — protein MKRLRVIEIKTSHLANEQLSGTYSSVFRGQGLSFREVRAYNPGDDVRWIDWNVSARMNEAFVKVFVEEREMTVMLVVDASESESFGTRRASKAAVAAEICALCAFSAIRNNDNVGLVLATDRVEKIVPPKKGDKHVMRVIREILGHEPESAGTNLRVALETLSKVQKRRSVAFVVSDFFDSGYERALALAASKHDVIPVVLEDPRDLELPDVGLATFEDLETGEEVLVDTSDHKVRERYKAEMLKMRRERDKLFKKLAVDTVTIRTDRSYVEPLRQLFAKRARRARR, from the coding sequence TTGAAGCGGCTGCGCGTCATCGAGATCAAGACGAGCCACCTCGCGAACGAGCAGCTCTCGGGGACGTACTCGTCGGTCTTCCGCGGCCAGGGCCTCTCGTTCCGCGAGGTGCGCGCGTACAACCCCGGCGACGACGTGCGCTGGATCGACTGGAACGTGTCGGCGCGCATGAACGAGGCCTTCGTGAAGGTCTTCGTCGAAGAGCGCGAGATGACCGTGATGCTCGTGGTCGACGCCTCGGAGAGCGAGAGCTTCGGCACGCGGCGCGCCTCGAAGGCCGCGGTGGCGGCGGAGATCTGCGCGCTCTGCGCGTTCAGCGCGATCCGCAACAACGACAACGTGGGCCTCGTGCTGGCCACGGACCGCGTCGAGAAGATCGTGCCGCCGAAGAAGGGCGACAAACACGTGATGCGGGTCATCCGCGAGATCCTGGGGCACGAGCCAGAGAGCGCGGGGACGAACCTCCGGGTCGCGCTGGAGACGCTCTCGAAGGTGCAGAAGCGCAGGAGCGTCGCGTTCGTCGTGAGCGACTTCTTCGACAGCGGCTACGAGCGCGCGCTCGCGCTGGCCGCGAGCAAGCACGACGTGATCCCGGTCGTGCTCGAAGACCCGCGCGACCTCGAGCTGCCGGACGTGGGACTCGCGACGTTCGAGGACCTGGAGACGGGCGAAGAGGTGCTCGTCGACACCTCGGATCACAAGGTGCGCGAGCGGTACAAGGCCGAGATGCTGAAGATGCGGCGCGAGCGGGACAAGCTGTTCAAGAAGCTCGCGGTCGACACGGTCACGATCCGCACGGACCGGAGCTACGTGGAGCCGCTGCGCCAGCTCTTCGCGAAGCGCGCGAGGAGGGCCCGGCGATGA
- a CDS encoding VWA domain-containing protein, with product MKRLALVLLQTLVVLALALAWPFFARRDAWESASFELPWLLLGLVVVPFLLWWGTAGQDRRTPRLRIGTIHAFTSGPRGVRAKLRDLPGVLRAVSVALLVTAIARPISILRDERSDDKGIDIVVALDLSGSMRAILDARPGDLPGRIVLPRGKRLTRLDTAKIVLQDFISRRKTDRIGVVVFGKSAYVLSPPTLDYHLLSELVGKMTLDVIDGSSTAIGDGLATAVARLRRSDAQSKVIVLLTDGDNKEGLVSPQYATHLATSVGAQISTIQIGNDDEVDVEDGFDLLGQPRYVRRRYPVNPELLKWIAKTTGGEAYIATDAQALAQSMHAVLDKLEKTRFEASRASFEDLFPFLLIPGVVLVGLDALLRAWLLRRFP from the coding sequence GTGAAGCGGCTCGCCCTCGTCCTCTTGCAGACCCTCGTGGTGCTCGCCCTCGCGCTCGCGTGGCCCTTCTTCGCGCGGCGCGACGCCTGGGAGAGCGCGAGCTTCGAGCTGCCGTGGTTGCTCCTCGGCCTCGTGGTCGTGCCCTTCCTGCTCTGGTGGGGCACCGCCGGCCAGGATCGGCGCACGCCGCGCCTGCGTATCGGCACGATCCACGCCTTCACCTCCGGCCCGCGTGGCGTGCGCGCGAAGCTCCGGGACCTGCCGGGCGTCCTGCGCGCCGTCTCGGTCGCGCTGCTCGTCACTGCGATCGCGCGGCCGATCTCGATCCTGCGCGACGAGCGCAGCGACGACAAAGGCATCGACATCGTCGTCGCGCTCGACCTCTCGGGCTCGATGCGCGCGATCCTCGACGCCAGGCCGGGTGATCTGCCGGGCCGGATCGTGCTCCCGCGCGGCAAGCGCCTCACGCGCCTCGATACGGCGAAGATCGTCCTCCAGGACTTCATCTCCCGCCGCAAGACCGACCGCATCGGCGTCGTCGTCTTCGGCAAGAGCGCGTACGTCCTCTCGCCGCCCACGCTCGACTACCACCTCCTGAGCGAGCTCGTCGGCAAGATGACCCTCGACGTCATCGACGGCTCGAGCACGGCGATCGGCGACGGGCTCGCCACGGCCGTCGCGCGCCTGCGCAGGAGCGACGCGCAGTCGAAGGTGATCGTGCTGCTCACGGACGGCGACAACAAGGAAGGCCTGGTCTCGCCGCAATACGCGACGCACCTCGCGACCAGCGTGGGCGCGCAGATCAGCACGATCCAGATCGGAAACGACGACGAGGTCGACGTCGAGGACGGCTTCGATCTGCTCGGCCAGCCGCGTTACGTGCGCCGCCGCTACCCGGTGAACCCCGAGCTGCTCAAGTGGATCGCCAAGACCACGGGCGGCGAGGCGTACATCGCGACCGACGCGCAGGCCCTCGCGCAGAGCATGCACGCCGTGCTCGACAAGCTGGAGAAGACGCGCTTCGAGGCGAGCCGCGCGTCGTTCGAGGACCTCTTTCCCTTCCTGCTCATCCCCGGCGTCGTGCTCGTCGGCCTCGACGCGCTGCTGCGGGCCTGGCTGCTCCGGAGGTTCCCGTGA
- a CDS encoding vWA domain-containing protein produces the protein MIFGQPIFLFCTALAALVALLLALGAVYRRRAAKAFGDLDRVEALRTSDPSVRRAWKAVLLVMATALAFFAAARPQYGKGTRLVPATNVDVVLVLDYSKSMYARDVEPSRIFRAKVEVARLVKELEGARFAAVAFAGEPMGFPLTADGAAVAQFLRQLDPNDMPVGGTAIARALTLARDLLKRDPKSSEHKRIVLLVTDGEDLEGDPASVARQLGAEGTTVHVVQIGGRTPERIPEVGEDGRVIGFRTDRNGKPLTTALTVHGEKQLASIATSTPGGEIIVAEKGTTGIDRIAADLRKQMKSELAEKIETVYADVYYYPLGLAILLLIAEALITDAPLRILRRRAASKPPPGERKRREVRRAPA, from the coding sequence GTGATCTTCGGTCAGCCCATCTTCCTCTTCTGCACGGCCCTCGCGGCCCTCGTCGCGCTCCTGCTCGCGCTCGGCGCGGTCTACCGGCGGCGCGCGGCGAAGGCCTTCGGCGACCTCGATCGGGTCGAGGCGCTGCGCACGAGCGACCCCTCCGTGCGCCGCGCCTGGAAGGCCGTGCTGCTCGTGATGGCCACGGCGCTCGCGTTCTTCGCCGCGGCGCGCCCGCAGTACGGCAAGGGGACGCGCCTCGTGCCCGCGACGAACGTCGACGTGGTCCTCGTGCTCGACTACTCGAAGAGCATGTACGCGCGGGACGTCGAGCCCTCGCGGATCTTCCGGGCGAAGGTCGAGGTCGCGCGGCTCGTGAAGGAGCTCGAAGGCGCGCGCTTCGCCGCCGTCGCGTTCGCCGGCGAGCCCATGGGTTTCCCCCTCACCGCCGACGGCGCCGCGGTCGCGCAGTTCCTCCGGCAGCTCGACCCGAACGACATGCCCGTCGGCGGCACCGCGATCGCCCGCGCCCTCACCCTCGCGCGGGACCTCTTGAAGCGGGATCCCAAATCGTCGGAGCACAAACGGATCGTCCTGCTCGTCACGGACGGCGAGGACCTCGAGGGGGATCCGGCCTCCGTCGCGCGGCAGCTCGGCGCCGAGGGCACGACGGTGCACGTCGTGCAGATCGGCGGCCGCACGCCCGAGCGTATCCCCGAGGTCGGCGAGGACGGCCGCGTGATCGGCTTCCGCACGGATCGGAACGGAAAACCCCTCACCACGGCGCTCACCGTGCACGGCGAGAAGCAGCTCGCATCGATCGCGACGTCGACGCCCGGCGGCGAGATCATCGTCGCGGAGAAGGGCACGACCGGGATCGATCGGATCGCCGCGGACCTGCGCAAGCAGATGAAGAGCGAGCTCGCCGAGAAGATCGAGACGGTCTACGCCGACGTCTACTACTACCCGCTCGGGCTCGCGATCCTCCTGCTCATCGCCGAGGCGCTGATCACGGACGCGCCGCTGCGCATCCTCCGCAGGAGGGCCGCGTCGAAGCCTCCGCCCGGCGAACGCAAACGAAGGGAGGTGCGTCGTGCCCCGGCCTGA
- a CDS encoding tetratricopeptide repeat protein, producing the protein MPRPDRKERAARASRGSSDLRGRAKTAAIALFALACVLGGATWLASGCSGWDPRSPFERNAPAVDQALADLDAGRFESAEEALETYLGTGPCTDAGIGLPDAVRQKYNGSFDLGLVLFSIAEKYGRRFGEEEMGDGGPEEEQLAAMRSLEIDCALIVARAIAEDPKVPIDLRARAHYLAGNLEFLRKKYEEAVRHYDDAIALVPGLPEDAAADGIGRDAAWNRAIALRRIEDEKDAGQDAEQDAEQDANQDAGEDGGDDASDGSDGDDGSDGSDGGDDGGNDAGEDGGNDAGEDAGDDAGKDGGDGDGGQDQDAGEDAGKDAGQPPPPPPQPASPEPQPGQEDRILDRFEEAPTYQEQEAKMKAGTRRGRVMEDK; encoded by the coding sequence GTGCCCCGGCCTGATCGGAAAGAGCGCGCCGCCCGCGCCTCGCGTGGCTCGAGTGATCTTCGCGGCCGCGCGAAGACCGCGGCGATCGCCCTCTTCGCCCTCGCTTGTGTGCTCGGCGGCGCGACGTGGCTCGCGTCCGGCTGCAGCGGGTGGGATCCTCGATCGCCCTTCGAGCGCAACGCGCCCGCGGTGGATCAGGCCCTCGCCGACCTCGACGCGGGCCGCTTCGAATCGGCCGAAGAGGCGCTCGAGACGTACCTCGGCACCGGGCCGTGCACGGACGCGGGGATCGGCCTGCCGGACGCGGTCCGCCAGAAGTACAACGGCTCGTTCGACCTCGGCCTCGTGCTCTTCTCGATCGCGGAGAAGTACGGCCGTCGCTTCGGCGAAGAAGAGATGGGCGACGGCGGGCCCGAGGAGGAGCAGCTCGCCGCGATGCGCTCGCTCGAGATCGACTGCGCGCTCATCGTCGCGCGGGCGATCGCCGAGGATCCGAAGGTCCCGATCGATCTACGCGCGCGCGCGCACTACCTCGCGGGCAACCTCGAGTTCTTGCGGAAGAAGTACGAGGAGGCCGTGCGCCACTACGACGACGCGATCGCGCTCGTCCCGGGTCTGCCCGAGGACGCGGCCGCCGACGGCATCGGGCGCGACGCCGCGTGGAACCGCGCGATCGCGCTCCGGCGCATCGAGGACGAGAAGGACGCGGGGCAAGACGCCGAGCAAGACGCCGAGCAAGACGCGAACCAGGACGCAGGTGAAGACGGCGGCGACGACGCGAGCGACGGCTCCGACGGCGACGATGGATCGGACGGTTCCGACGGCGGTGACGACGGCGGAAACGACGCTGGCGAGGACGGCGGCAACGACGCTGGCGAAGACGCTGGCGACGACGCCGGGAAAGACGGGGGCGACGGCGACGGCGGCCAGGATCAGGACGCCGGAGAGGACGCGGGCAAGGACGCCGGACAGCCGCCACCTCCGCCGCCGCAGCCTGCCTCGCCCGAGCCCCAGCCGGGCCAGGAAGATCGCATCCTCGACCGGTTCGAGGAGGCGCCGACCTACCAGGAGCAGGAGGCCAAGATGAAGGCCGGCACGCGGCGTGGTCGCGTGATGGAGGACAAGTGA